One region of Triticum aestivum cultivar Chinese Spring chromosome 6B, IWGSC CS RefSeq v2.1, whole genome shotgun sequence genomic DNA includes:
- the LOC123136370 gene encoding uncharacterized protein: protein MTTVGASATTNSSASEHGTQQAYVLCWESLNADLLKLIADRVLSSDLLHYVWFRAVCKKWRAATPCPLGRGVVDPRFHPRQWMMFPEGNGLHPGHPALGGYIRFLNIYTGIFIRVHIPCFEDHSMLDCPDGLLLLQRKKDVVICLLHPFTGDVAEFPPLASLCMYMSKFGIFLNGPYDLLLRMVHTAVSVHAGGSITIMLALSHAERMAYVSTGDKHWTHTSWIMSGMRTALPFLGSLYMVRSSKNKPSQIMRVDPPDSSSSSSWSSTPPQMIATCPANQMVKPYLVECNSELLLVVYTDRKSRLVVIRLADLLLGVPATPLTSIGDHALFIGTWSMAVNSTNLPSVQGNSITVLIPRKSGRLRQYDLRTGTWSLLCDGYFLNANGPIPRPYSLVHHIVSCCQRLYWLSGHIWTLYHRSQPCWTIVALAHRNVCAVCSDQLKAIHLSNIYV, encoded by the coding sequence ATGACAACTGTTGGAGCAAGCGCAACCACTAACTCAAGTGCGAGTGAGCATGGCACTCAACAAGCCTATGTCCTTTGCTGGGAGTCGCTGAATGCTGATTTGCTGAAGCTGATTGCTGACCGGGTACTCTCTAGCGACCTGCTGCACTACGTCTGGTTCCGCGCGGTGTGCAAGAAGTGGCGTGCCGCCACTCCTTGCCCGCTTGGCCGTGGCGTGGTTGACCCGCGCTTTCACCCACGGCAATGGATGATGTTTCCGGAGGGCAATGGGCTTCACCCCGGTCACCCTGCATTGGGCGGCTACATCCGCTTCCTCAATATCTACACCGGCATCTTCATCCGCGTGCACATCCCATGCTTCGAGGACCACTCCATGCTCGACTGCCCTGATGGCCTCCTTCTCCTACAGCGCAAGAAGGATGTTGTTATCTGTCTCCTCCACCCCTTCACCGGTGATGTTGCCGAGTTTCctccccttgcttccctctgcATGTACATGAGTAAGTTTGGGATCTTTCTGAATGGCCCTTATGATCTTCTACTACGAATGGTCCACACGGCTGTCTCCGTCCATGCGGGTGGCAGTATTACCATTATGCTCGCTCTCAGCCACGCTGAGCGCATGGCATACGTATCCACTGGTGACAAGCACTGGACTCACACAAGCTGGATAATGAGTGGCATGAGGACAGCACTACCATTCCTTGGCAGCCTCTACATGGTGAGGAGCTCGAAAAACAAACCCTCACAAATCATGCGCGTCGATCCACCAGATAGCTCCAGTTCCTCCTCGTGGTCGTCTACACCACCGCAAATGATCGCCACATGTCCAGCTAATCAGATGGTTAAGCCTTATCTGGTGGAGTGCAATTCTGAACTTCTTCTGGTTGTCTATACCGACAGAAAGTCCCGGCTTGTGGTTATTCGGCTTGCTGACCTCCTGCTTGGAGTACCTGCCACGCCATTGACAAGCATCGGTGACCACGCCCTCTTCATTGGCACTTGGAGCATGGCCGTCAACTCCACCAACCTACCATCCGTTCAGGGGAACTCCATCACTGTCCTCATCCCACGTAAGAGTGGCCGACTGCGGCAATATGATCTGCGCACAGGTACCTGGTCGCTACTGTGTGATGGATACTTCCTCAATGCTAACGGCCCCATACCAAGGCCATACAGTCTTGTCCACCACATTGTCAGTTGTTGCCAGCGTCTTTACTGGCTCAGTGGACACATTTGGACCCTCTACCATCGTTCTCAACCTTGTTGGACTATAGTcgctttagcacatagaaatgtttGTGCAGTCTGCAGTGATCAGTTGAAGGCTATTCATCTTTCCAATATCTATGTTTGA
- the LOC123133851 gene encoding uncharacterized protein, whose translation MNTNHILSEFKHKNKSITFTKLMVKRIFNVPSGDRPVKLLKKSDEHDLRSIYKEGNRAPIAHVVKLLTSCSEEDVVMINRTWALLALATVLCPGTGNMVNLEYLASLEDMSLVHEFAWDEHLLARAMEEVGVFQEKKRMQANTEKEFQIASCIPMLAIIYMDHVDIPAGLPNEHAIDYSVPRIRFVCQKDFEWLDKVDKNKLTLVQPFYGKHTHIRILCNTPYAAQLVGQEVGAEAASGKGVGAEAPSGQGTSGQGSQIQGAEIQAEDSQSNEAQ comes from the exons atgaacaCGAATCACATACTCTCTGAgttcaaacacaagaacaaatctaTCACCTTCACCAAGCTTATGGTGAAAAGGATTTTCAACGTGCCATCCGGTGATAGACCCGTGAAGCTTCTAAAGAAGAGTGATGAACATGATCTTCGCAGCATCTACAAGGAGGGGAACAGGGCTCCAATCGCCCATGTTGTCAAGTTGCTCACTAGTTGCAGTGAGGAGGACGTGGTTATGATAAATAGGACTTGGGCACTCCTTGCGTTGGCAACAGTTTTGTGCCCAGGCACGGGCAATATGGTGAATCTCGAGTATCTTGCTTCCCTTGAAGATATGTCTTTGGTGCATGAATTCGCTTGGGATGAGCACTTGTTGGCACGAGCTATGGAGGAGGTTGGAGTCTTTCAAGAGAAGAAGAGGATGCAAGCAAACACAGAAAAAGAGTTTCAGATTGCTTCATGCATTCCCATGTTAGCG ATCATATACATGGATCATGTTGATATCCCGGCTGGCCTCCCAAATGAGCATGCTATTGATTATTCCGTGCCAAGGATACGTTTTGTTTGTCAAAAGGATTTTGAGTGGTTGGATAAAGTTGACAAAAACAAGCTCACTCTTGTCCAACCTTTCTACGGGAAACACACCCAT ATCCGGATTTTGTGCAACACCCCCTATGCAGCACAACTTGTGGGACAGGAAGTTGGTGCTGAAGCAGCTAGTGGGAAGGGAGTTGGTGCTGAAGCACCTAGTGGCCAAGGAACTAGTGGCCAAGGCAGCCAAATTCAAGGTGCTGAAATTCAAGCAGAGGACTCTCAATCAAATGAGGCTCAATAA